In Diabrotica undecimpunctata isolate CICGRU chromosome 4, icDiaUnde3, whole genome shotgun sequence, a single genomic region encodes these proteins:
- the LOC140438601 gene encoding uncharacterized protein, which translates to MELTINLQKTKGMVISKTDENCRISLNNTQLEQFYKFRYLGVPNDKWDPDIDIKTGIEQTRNMYNKWKQIIHNQKLRLDIRIRIIKCYVWSVLLYAVEAWTLKLNTMRRIETFEMWLYCRMLRISWTQYILRIEQYETP; encoded by the coding sequence ATGGAACTGacaataaatcttcaaaaaactaaaggaaTGGTGATTAGTAAAACCGATGAAAATTGTCGCATTAGCCTAAATAACACTCAATTGGAACAATTTTACAAATTCAGATACTTAGGAGTACCAAATGATAAGTGGGATCCAGATATAGACATAAAAACAGGAATAGAACAGACTAGGAACATGTACAATAAATGGAAGCAAATTATCCATAACCAAAAACTACGCTTAGACATCCGAATTAGAATTATTAAATGCTACGTTTGGTCAGTACTTCTGTATGcagttgaagcctggacattaaaattaaataccatgagaCGGATAGaaacctttgaaatgtggctttactGCAGAATGCtaagaatatcatggacacaatACATATTACGAATCGAACAGTATGAAACACCATAA